A single window of Candidatus Methylomirabilota bacterium DNA harbors:
- a CDS encoding ATP-dependent Clp protease adaptor ClpS, whose product MAEHPLPTGDVEDIVEGAAAPPWMTILHNCDCHTFDQVVKQLQKAIGCSEAEGWDIAWRVHNTGKAVVKIGPEPECVRVGNVLAAIGLVVTVVQS is encoded by the coding sequence ATGGCCGAGCACCCACTGCCAACTGGGGACGTCGAGGACATCGTCGAGGGGGCGGCCGCACCACCCTGGATGACGATCCTGCACAACTGCGACTGTCACACCTTCGATCAGGTCGTCAAGCAGCTGCAAAAGGCGATCGGCTGCTCGGAGGCCGAGGGCTGGGACATCGCCTGGCGCGTGCACAACACCGGTAAGGCCGTGGTCAAGATCGGGCCGGAACCGGAGTGTGTGCGGGTGGGCAACGTCCTGGCCGCCATCGGGCTGGTGGTCACCGTCGTCCAGTCCTGA